The Chroicocephalus ridibundus chromosome 3, bChrRid1.1, whole genome shotgun sequence genome has a segment encoding these proteins:
- the NSL1 gene encoding kinetochore-associated protein NSL1 homolog, with amino-acid sequence MLRLGLRGRGGKAAGSASGPAFSLRPRREMAAGPASPLLPPPPPQEAGAGQPPPSPAAAVWRDPRVRCCSRRGLGEVMALCAPFVRALAQGQPGGSAAAGDALWNFETAVRENVTINGQPWEETSEDCKLQSGSSIKILEDQFDELIVETTTKRKQWPKKILMHAIQTMKAEQEMLKLYQPFVTPEEIRLQPSQDAYITDLKQVTEMASKEIGAAMKSLPALIERAEGFSQALTWQPTLELSKLRQEVFAGCKAKEEKNVQNLISPGEVTPTDADTRKNPCVLLKRKKAADSPTRRRYPLRRRKIALSA; translated from the exons ATGCTGCGCCTGGGTCTGAGGGGAAGAGGCGGGAAGGCGGCGGGTTCTGCTTCCGGGCCGGCATTTTCCCTGCGTCCGAGGCGGGAAATGGCTGCCGGCCCAGCGTCGCCGTTgttgccgccgccgcctccgcaggaggcgggcgcggggcagccgcctcccagcccggccgccgccgTCTGGCGGGACCCGCGAGTGCGGTGCTGCTCCCGGCGCGGCCTGGGCGAGGTGATGGCGCTCTGCGCCCCCTTCGTGCGGGCCCTGGCCCAGGGGCAGCCGGGCGGGTCCGCCGCCGCGGGAGACGCGCTATGG AACTTTGAAACAGCGGTGCGGGAGAATGTTACGATTAACGGGCAGCCCTGGGAGGAGACTTCGGAGGACTGCAAGCTGCAGAGCG GTTCCAGCATCAAAATTCTTGAAGATCAATTTGATGAACTAATAGTAGAGACAACAACAAAACGTAAACAGTGGCCTAAAAAAATACTGATGCATGCTATCCAAACCATGAAAGCAGAGCAAGAGATGCTG aagCTCTACCAGCCTTTTGTAACACCAGAAGAGATAAGATTGCAGCCTTCTCAAG ATGCTTACATCACAGATTTGAAGCAGGTGACAGAAATGGCATCCAAAGAGATCGGTGCGGCAATGAAG TCTCTCCCAGCGCTAATAGAAAGAGCAGAAGGTTTTTCCCAAGCGTTAACTTGGCAACCAACCTTGGAACTCAGCAAGCTGCGGCAAGAAGTCTTTGCTGGTTGCAAGGCGAAGGAGGAGAAGAATGTCCAAAATCTCATATCACCAGGAGAAGTCACACCAACAGATGCTGATACCAGGAAAAATCCTTGTgttttgctaaaaagaaaaaaagctgcagattCACCAACAAGAAGACGCTACCCGCTTCGACGCAGGAAAATTGCTCTCAGTGCATGA
- the BATF3 gene encoding basic leucine zipper transcriptional factor ATF-like 3 — protein MSCAVPVAAAGGSALPRSGAAEGSHQSHEEDDRKVRRREKNRVAAQRSRKKQTQKADKLHEEYESLEQENTSLKREIGKLTDEMKHLSEVLKDHEKICPLLHCTMNFVTIPRPDALTSCLPR, from the exons ATGTCGTGCGCCgtcccggtggcggcggcggggggcagcgctcTGccccggagcggggcggccgAGGGCAGCCATCAG AGTCATGAAGAAGATGACAGGAAGgtaaggaggagagaaaaaaatcgAGTTGCTGCACAGAGGAGCCGGAAGAAGCAAACTCAGAAAGCAGATAAACTTCACGAG gAATATGAGTCTCTTGAGCAAGAAAATACCTCCCTGAAAAGAGAAATCGGAAAGCTAACAGATGAAATGAAACACTTGAGTGAAGTGTTGAAGGATCATGAAAAGATCTGTCCGCTATTGCACTGCACCATGAACTTTGTGACCATACCAAGGCCCGATGCACTCACCAGCTGCCTGCCAAGATGA